Proteins encoded in a region of the Rhizobium etli CFN 42 genome:
- a CDS encoding NAD-dependent succinate-semialdehyde dehydrogenase, with product MKLNDPSLFRQACPIADRWIEAEGRASAMVRNPATGEVLGSVPDFGAAETEEAIAAAVVAQKLWAKKTAGERATVLKTWHRLMIENRDDLAMILTLEQGKPLAEAKGEITYGASFIEWFAEEARRINGEIVPGHQPDKRILVLRQPAGVVAAITPWNFPNAMITRKIGPALAAGCAVVLKPALQTPFSAIAIAVLAERAGLPAGLLNIVTGDAAAIGGALTASRDVRVLTFTGSTRTGELLYRQCAPTIKKLGLELGGNAPFIVFDDADLDAAVEGAIIAKFRNNGQTCVCANRLYVQDGVYEAFAAKLAEAVSKLKVGNGLERDVVLGPLIDDNAVAKVESHIQDAVAKGAGIVTGGKRHALGGHFFEPTILRDVAAGMQVAREETFGPLAPLFRFRDEQDVIEQANDTEFGLASYFYARDLSRVFRVAEALEYGMVGVNTGLVSTAEAPFGGVKMSGLGREGSRHGLDEYTELKYVCLGGIA from the coding sequence GTCAGGCATGCCCCATCGCTGATCGCTGGATCGAAGCGGAAGGTCGCGCGTCGGCCATGGTCCGCAATCCGGCGACAGGGGAGGTGCTGGGTTCGGTCCCTGATTTCGGTGCGGCGGAAACGGAAGAAGCCATCGCCGCCGCAGTCGTTGCTCAGAAGCTTTGGGCGAAGAAGACCGCCGGTGAGCGCGCAACCGTGCTCAAGACATGGCACCGCCTGATGATCGAAAACCGCGACGATTTGGCGATGATCCTGACGCTAGAACAGGGAAAACCGCTTGCTGAAGCCAAGGGGGAAATCACCTATGGTGCGAGCTTCATCGAATGGTTCGCCGAGGAGGCACGACGCATCAACGGCGAGATCGTACCGGGACATCAGCCGGACAAGCGGATCCTCGTGCTGCGCCAGCCGGCCGGCGTGGTGGCGGCGATCACGCCCTGGAATTTTCCGAATGCGATGATCACCCGCAAGATCGGCCCCGCGCTTGCCGCCGGCTGCGCCGTCGTTCTCAAGCCGGCGCTGCAGACGCCGTTCTCCGCCATCGCGATCGCCGTCCTCGCTGAGCGCGCCGGCCTGCCGGCGGGGCTCCTCAACATTGTCACAGGTGACGCAGCCGCAATCGGCGGGGCGCTGACCGCCAGCCGCGACGTCCGGGTCCTGACCTTCACCGGCTCCACCCGGACGGGCGAGCTGCTTTATCGGCAATGTGCGCCGACGATCAAGAAGCTCGGCCTCGAGCTCGGCGGCAATGCACCCTTCATCGTGTTCGACGACGCCGATCTCGACGCGGCTGTCGAAGGCGCCATCATCGCCAAGTTCCGCAACAACGGTCAGACCTGCGTCTGCGCCAACCGGCTTTATGTCCAGGACGGCGTCTACGAGGCATTTGCAGCCAAGCTCGCGGAGGCCGTTTCAAAGTTGAAGGTCGGCAACGGTCTGGAGCGTGACGTCGTGCTTGGCCCGCTCATCGACGACAATGCGGTTGCCAAGGTCGAAAGCCATATTCAGGATGCCGTGGCAAAGGGTGCCGGGATCGTAACGGGAGGCAAGCGCCACGCGCTTGGCGGCCATTTCTTCGAGCCGACCATTCTGCGTGACGTTGCCGCCGGCATGCAGGTGGCGCGTGAAGAAACGTTTGGACCTCTTGCGCCGCTTTTCCGGTTCCGCGACGAGCAGGACGTCATCGAGCAGGCAAATGACACCGAGTTCGGCCTTGCCTCCTATTTTTACGCGCGCGATCTATCGCGGGTCTTCCGCGTGGCCGAAGCGCTCGAATATGGAATGGTCGGGGTCAACACCGGTCTTGTCTCCACCGCGGAGGCGCCATTCGGCGGCGTCAAGATGTCGGGTCTCGGCCGCGAAGGCTCCAGGCACGGATTGGACGAATATACCGAGCTCAAATATGTATGCCTGGGCGGCATTGCCTGA
- a CDS encoding phosphate/phosphite/phosphonate ABC transporter substrate-binding protein, translated as MPLVSIAMYLTSRPLAEATAELWSFLRRYLLHAGLMGLPETLDQSVAYDEAWLRPDLLLSQTCGYPFATSLRGRVRLVATPVYSHPDCDGPLMRSFIIVRKNSSLRVLEDLRGTTAAINSHNSKSGRNLFRAAVAPLARNGRLFERIIETGSHGGSIAAVIEGRAESAAIDCITLENIRRFDSAKVEGIRIIAETPKAPGLPFISSGGASSQTILLLRGALHAAIREPSLAATRATLGLVDIALLSEADYEPLISFAGDALSQLRA; from the coding sequence ATGCCTCTCGTCAGCATTGCCATGTACCTGACATCCCGGCCGCTCGCCGAGGCGACGGCCGAACTCTGGTCGTTTCTCCGGCGCTACCTCCTGCATGCCGGCCTCATGGGGTTGCCTGAAACGCTCGACCAGTCGGTTGCATATGACGAAGCCTGGCTGAGGCCGGATCTGCTTCTGTCGCAGACATGCGGCTATCCTTTTGCCACGAGCCTGCGCGGCCGGGTGCGGCTGGTGGCCACGCCCGTCTATAGCCATCCCGACTGCGATGGGCCGCTGATGCGCAGCTTCATCATCGTTCGGAAGAATTCGTCCCTTCGCGTGCTGGAGGATCTGCGCGGCACGACAGCTGCGATCAACAGCCATAACAGCAAATCCGGGCGCAATCTCTTTCGCGCCGCCGTCGCTCCGCTTGCGCGCAACGGCCGCTTGTTTGAGCGGATCATCGAAACAGGCAGCCACGGCGGCAGCATTGCCGCCGTTATCGAGGGCAGGGCGGAAAGCGCGGCCATCGATTGTATCACTCTCGAGAATATCCGCCGCTTCGATTCCGCCAAGGTCGAGGGCATCCGGATCATCGCCGAAACGCCCAAGGCGCCCGGTCTGCCGTTCATCTCATCAGGCGGCGCATCGAGCCAAACAATCCTCCTCCTCCGAGGAGCGTTGCATGCGGCCATCAGAGAGCCGTCCTTGGCGGCCACGCGCGCCACGCTCGGACTCGTTGATATCGCGCTGCTCTCCGAAGCGGATTACGAGCCGCTCATCTCATTTGCCGGCGATGCATTGTCGCAGCTGAGAGCTTGA
- a CDS encoding ribbon-helix-helix domain-containing protein: MASGSIHVKVSGQLQDHIQQQVGDDGLYENASEYIRALIRRDLQTRNEAWDMLQREIAPAMRAEDSEFVAVTAEDVIRRNKRR, encoded by the coding sequence GTGGCATCGGGTAGCATTCATGTGAAGGTCAGTGGGCAGTTGCAGGATCATATCCAGCAGCAGGTTGGCGATGACGGCCTTTATGAGAACGCCAGCGAGTATATTCGCGCGCTCATTCGCCGCGACTTGCAGACCCGTAATGAAGCCTGGGACATGCTGCAAAGAGAGATCGCGCCCGCGATGCGGGCCGAAGACAGCGAATTCGTCGCGGTTACGGCCGAAGACGTCATCCGCCGTAACAAGCGTCGATAA
- a CDS encoding type II toxin-antitoxin system RelE/ParE family toxin, giving the protein MVAYRFYPRADDAQDKLWRDTVEAWGEKQADAYILGLHAYLQRLCEDRSIWRQLPQRLAVPADIKRSAYFGRCEHHYVFFRELKNGDLGVMSMLHERMNLPVRLKEDLAALSNEQP; this is encoded by the coding sequence ATGGTGGCCTATCGATTTTATCCGCGCGCTGACGACGCGCAGGACAAGCTTTGGCGCGACACGGTTGAGGCGTGGGGTGAGAAGCAGGCGGATGCCTATATTCTCGGACTGCACGCCTATTTGCAGCGGCTGTGCGAGGATCGGTCGATCTGGCGACAGCTTCCGCAACGTCTGGCGGTTCCGGCAGACATCAAGCGTTCAGCCTATTTCGGTCGTTGCGAACATCATTATGTGTTCTTTCGCGAGCTTAAGAACGGCGATCTTGGTGTCATGAGCATGCTTCACGAGCGGATGAATCTGCCGGTCCGGCTCAAGGAGGATCTGGCGGCTCTCTCAAACGAACAACCGTGA
- a CDS encoding ABC transporter ATP-binding protein produces MAELTLKQVRKSFGALEVIKGVDLEVASGEFVVFVGPSGCGKSTLLRIIAGLEETTSGRLTIGGKDVTYAEPSERGIAMVFQSYALYPHMTVAENIGFGLSLARRPKTEIAEKVAAAAETLQLTHLLQRKPKALSGGQRQRVAIGRAIVRDPKVFLFDEPLSNLDASLRAQMRLEISELHARLNSTMIYVTHDQVEAMTMADKIVVLNGGAVEQIGSPMELYRNPATPFVAGFIGSPKMNLYSGETARRMNCTTYGIRPEHIRLSEGPGQWQGRIRHVERLGADAILYLDVTDLGEMVVRAEGETPFAPGMAVWADPVEGAEHRF; encoded by the coding sequence ATGGCTGAGCTCACTCTCAAACAGGTTCGCAAGAGCTTCGGCGCACTCGAAGTCATCAAAGGAGTCGATCTTGAGGTTGCCTCCGGCGAATTCGTCGTCTTCGTCGGCCCGTCGGGATGCGGGAAGTCGACGCTGCTGCGCATCATCGCTGGTCTGGAAGAGACGACCTCGGGTAGGCTGACCATCGGCGGCAAGGACGTGACCTATGCCGAACCTTCCGAGCGGGGCATCGCCATGGTGTTCCAGAGCTACGCGCTCTACCCGCATATGACGGTTGCCGAGAATATCGGCTTCGGGCTTTCGCTCGCCCGCCGCCCGAAGACCGAGATCGCCGAAAAGGTTGCGGCGGCGGCCGAAACGCTGCAGCTCACGCATCTGCTTCAGAGAAAACCGAAAGCGCTTTCCGGCGGCCAGAGGCAGCGCGTCGCCATCGGGCGCGCCATCGTGCGCGATCCCAAGGTCTTCCTGTTCGACGAGCCGCTCTCCAATCTCGATGCCTCGCTGAGGGCGCAGATGCGCCTGGAGATCTCGGAACTCCATGCCCGTCTGAACTCGACGATGATCTATGTCACCCACGACCAGGTCGAGGCGATGACGATGGCCGACAAGATCGTCGTTTTGAACGGTGGCGCCGTCGAGCAGATCGGCAGCCCGATGGAGCTCTACCGCAATCCCGCCACGCCCTTCGTCGCCGGCTTCATTGGCAGCCCGAAGATGAACCTCTATAGCGGCGAGACGGCACGGCGAATGAACTGCACGACATACGGCATCCGTCCAGAACATATCAGGCTTTCGGAAGGGCCGGGCCAGTGGCAAGGCAGAATCCGCCATGTGGAACGGCTCGGCGCCGATGCGATCCTTTATCTCGATGTCACCGACCTCGGCGAAATGGTCGTGCGCGCCGAAGGCGAAACGCCTTTTGCGCCTGGCATGGCGGTCTGGGCAGATCCGGTGGAGGGAGCGGAACACCGGTTCTGA
- a CDS encoding carbohydrate ABC transporter permease, which yields MRSVRPYLTGAIALAVAAVVFVMPFVFVALQAVKSKSEASRLDFELPEHWLFWDNLVAVFKARDYQLVLAYFNSTLITVVSVAILILLSAMVGYVMQRRKTAWNRVAFAALFMGLMMPPAVVPTIGLLQDIGLFKTMTGMILIQVAYNLSFSVLLYRSFISTIPRDLDEAALIDGAKPRQIFFRVVLPLLKPVTVTNIVVQSIAIFNDFTNPLYYLPGKENVTVQLTLYNFQSMYSSQYNLLFMNILLVTIPPLIVFIFFNRQIVAGMTSGGVKG from the coding sequence ATGAGAAGCGTCCGCCCCTATCTGACGGGCGCGATAGCCCTTGCCGTCGCGGCCGTCGTCTTCGTCATGCCTTTCGTTTTCGTCGCCCTGCAGGCGGTGAAATCCAAATCGGAGGCTTCCCGGCTCGATTTCGAACTTCCTGAGCATTGGCTGTTCTGGGACAATCTCGTCGCCGTCTTCAAGGCGCGCGACTATCAGCTCGTGCTTGCCTATTTCAATTCGACGCTGATCACGGTCGTTTCCGTCGCGATCCTGATCCTGCTGTCGGCGATGGTCGGATATGTGATGCAGCGCCGTAAGACGGCGTGGAACCGCGTGGCTTTCGCTGCGCTGTTCATGGGCCTGATGATGCCGCCGGCCGTTGTTCCCACCATCGGCCTTTTGCAGGACATCGGCCTCTTCAAGACCATGACCGGAATGATCCTGATCCAGGTCGCCTATAATCTCTCCTTTTCGGTCCTGCTCTATCGGTCGTTTATCTCGACCATCCCGCGCGACCTCGACGAGGCGGCGCTGATCGACGGCGCCAAGCCCAGGCAGATCTTCTTCCGGGTGGTCCTGCCGCTGCTGAAGCCGGTGACCGTGACCAATATCGTCGTCCAGTCGATCGCGATCTTCAACGACTTCACCAATCCGCTCTACTACCTGCCGGGCAAGGAGAACGTGACGGTGCAGCTGACGCTTTACAATTTCCAGAGCATGTATTCGAGCCAGTACAATCTGCTCTTCATGAACATCCTCCTCGTGACGATCCCGCCGCTGATCGTCTTCATCTTCTTCAATCGCCAGATCGTCGCAGGCATGACATCAGGCGGAGTCAAAGGGTAG
- a CDS encoding carbohydrate ABC transporter permease, whose protein sequence is MTETRPHPRKSPYPLWFFIPAAIIYGVLFLFPTISSLWYSLTRWDLSTAQFIGLENFQQFFSEPFLVKGLVNTLIYAVTTSGLKTVCGLLLAVLLTSNIFARGFLRTLVFFPVLVSTIGIGITFTVMMHPTKGIINVTLETLGMPGPGWLTNPALALFSVALVDVWKGVGLATLIFIAGLAAISPDYYEAARIDGATRLQQFFRITLPLVRPATVIVVTLSLIGGLRSFDLIWAMTRGGPGFSSDVIASVIYKQYQAGFYGLSTAGNVILFALIAVIILPFTLWFNRREVEE, encoded by the coding sequence ATGACCGAGACACGCCCGCACCCGCGCAAATCGCCCTACCCGCTGTGGTTTTTCATTCCCGCCGCCATCATTTATGGCGTGCTGTTCCTTTTTCCGACCATATCGTCTCTCTGGTACAGCCTGACGCGTTGGGATCTCTCGACGGCGCAATTTATCGGGCTTGAAAATTTCCAGCAGTTCTTTTCCGAGCCATTCTTGGTCAAGGGGCTGGTCAACACCCTGATCTATGCCGTGACGACATCCGGCTTAAAGACGGTCTGCGGCCTGCTGCTCGCCGTGCTGCTGACCAGCAATATCTTCGCCCGGGGCTTCCTGCGCACGCTGGTCTTCTTTCCCGTGCTGGTCTCGACCATCGGCATCGGCATCACCTTCACGGTGATGATGCATCCGACCAAGGGCATCATCAATGTTACGCTCGAGACGCTTGGAATGCCTGGGCCGGGATGGCTGACCAATCCGGCGCTCGCGCTTTTTTCGGTGGCCCTGGTCGATGTCTGGAAGGGTGTCGGCCTCGCCACCCTGATTTTCATCGCCGGTCTTGCTGCGATCAGCCCCGATTATTACGAGGCGGCGAGGATCGACGGCGCCACGCGGCTCCAGCAATTCTTTCGGATCACCCTGCCGCTCGTGCGTCCCGCCACCGTCATCGTGGTGACCTTGTCGCTGATCGGCGGGCTCCGTTCTTTCGACCTGATCTGGGCCATGACCCGGGGCGGACCCGGTTTCTCCTCCGATGTGATCGCCTCGGTCATCTACAAACAGTACCAGGCTGGTTTTTATGGGCTGTCGACGGCCGGAAACGTCATTCTGTTCGCGCTGATTGCCGTAATCATCCTGCCCTTCACCCTGTGGTTCAACCGGCGCGAGGTCGAGGAATGA
- a CDS encoding ABC transporter substrate-binding protein — protein MTHRIKLILAGASALLAFKASPSHAESTLSFLIDNNPDTVAAAEALVAAYQAKVPDVTIEIEPRAGGGEGDNIIKTRLATGEMSDVFLYNSGSLLQALKPAQTLVDLSGLESQVKVDEGFKSVVRADGKLYGVPFGTAMAGGILYNRKIYQDLGLTVPKTWADFMANNAKVKTSGKVAVAQTYRDTWTSQLFVLADYYNLHAVVPNFAADYTANKAKYAETPAATKGFERLKDVHDAGLMNEDFGAASYDDGLRMVATGEAAHYPMLSFAIGAIKQNYPENLADVGFFAQPSDDAQTNGLTVWMPPALYIPLTSQHAEEAKKFVDFAGSVEGCKIMVETNTVQGPPLIDGCDLPADVPPAVKDMLPYFEAKGKTTPALEFVSPVKGPALEQITVEVGSGIRQPAEAAKLYDEDVRKQAKQLGLPNW, from the coding sequence ATGACACATCGGATAAAGCTCATTCTTGCCGGCGCATCCGCGCTTCTGGCCTTCAAGGCCAGCCCGTCGCATGCAGAAAGCACGCTGTCTTTCCTGATCGACAACAACCCCGACACGGTCGCGGCAGCCGAAGCACTCGTTGCGGCCTACCAGGCCAAGGTGCCCGACGTGACGATCGAAATCGAGCCGCGGGCAGGCGGCGGCGAGGGTGACAACATCATCAAGACGCGCCTGGCGACGGGGGAGATGTCCGATGTGTTCCTCTATAATTCTGGCTCTCTCTTACAGGCGCTGAAGCCGGCGCAGACACTTGTCGATCTGAGCGGTCTCGAGTCGCAGGTGAAGGTGGATGAAGGCTTCAAGTCGGTCGTCCGTGCCGATGGCAAGCTCTACGGCGTTCCCTTCGGCACGGCGATGGCGGGTGGCATCCTCTACAACAGGAAGATCTATCAGGACCTCGGCCTCACCGTTCCGAAGACGTGGGCGGATTTCATGGCCAACAATGCCAAGGTCAAGACTTCGGGCAAGGTCGCCGTGGCGCAGACCTATCGCGATACCTGGACATCGCAGCTGTTCGTTCTGGCCGACTATTACAATCTGCATGCCGTCGTGCCGAACTTCGCCGCCGACTATACCGCCAACAAGGCGAAATATGCGGAGACGCCCGCCGCCACAAAAGGCTTCGAACGGCTGAAGGATGTTCACGACGCCGGCCTGATGAACGAGGATTTCGGCGCGGCAAGCTATGACGACGGCCTCAGAATGGTGGCGACCGGCGAAGCGGCGCATTATCCGATGCTGAGCTTCGCCATCGGCGCGATAAAGCAGAATTATCCCGAGAACCTTGCAGATGTCGGTTTCTTCGCGCAGCCGAGCGACGATGCGCAGACGAACGGCCTGACCGTCTGGATGCCGCCCGCCCTCTATATTCCGCTGACCAGCCAGCACGCTGAGGAAGCGAAGAAATTCGTGGATTTCGCCGGAAGCGTCGAAGGCTGCAAGATCATGGTGGAAACCAACACCGTGCAGGGGCCTCCGCTGATCGACGGCTGCGATCTGCCTGCCGACGTGCCGCCTGCCGTAAAGGACATGCTCCCCTATTTCGAGGCCAAGGGAAAGACGACCCCGGCATTGGAATTCGTATCACCGGTGAAGGGCCCGGCTCTCGAGCAGATCACCGTCGAAGTCGGTTCCGGCATCCGCCAGCCCGCCGAGGCAGCGAAGCTCTATGACGAGGATGTGCGCAAACAGGCCAAGCAGCTCGGCCTGCCCAACTGGTAG
- a CDS encoding alpha-L-rhamnosidase produces the protein MNFQPAAIDGNLVSRAWSGEMIAPLSDRGQGTAASFVSKTFDHDGTGLPIELFISALGLYRCFINGTRVGNDVLTPGWTNYDARIAYQRYDISKLLRPGPNRIEIWLADGWYRSPIMWGAKAIPNCWGDRIGAIADLVGTSGPLLSTDTTWQSGPLPILKSGIYFGEIYDARLETAAETHGTERLPFDKGLLVAHETAAVRELQPLAPIGSWTDHEGRTIYDFGQNVGGYVRYTVHGVAGTEVRVEHSEVLGPDRHFDNRNYRAAAAHTLYTLSGDGDETYAPHFTFHGFRYARVTINGDAEILEIASIPISSVPEPAGGFTSGNPLVNRLVENTIWSQRANFIEVPTDCPQRDERLGWTGDAQVFAGTACWLSDSQSFLKKYLRDVMADQREDGAVSHFSPDPTRLHPGNFPGYAGSTGWGDAIVVIPWVLYTHYGDRSVLSECLGSMVRWVDFVWSISNGPIVHPPSQWGARGFTFGDWLQPVGDNRKPRPTIADDCAATLYHFISTDLLAKIAGVLGEQALEEQMKGRADKIRLAFANEFITPAGRLAHNDQTSYALAFLYDLIPGEHHAAARRHFRQVVIDADYKIGTGFIGTPALLPALTKLGMDDLAEKVFLQEDVPGWLYQVSKGATTIWERWDSMAPDGTIYEPDMNSYNHYAYGAVCQWLFECVAGISPSPAAPGFAEVIIDPAPIPSLSPVSAYHDISQGRIEAGWHCTGSEVTYALTLPEGCVGRFRPGRRHRNVSLNGEPVIEEAVLPPGTHRLVFSLPDY, from the coding sequence ATGAACTTTCAGCCGGCAGCCATCGACGGCAATCTCGTTTCGCGCGCCTGGTCCGGAGAGATGATCGCACCGCTGTCGGACCGCGGCCAGGGAACGGCCGCAAGCTTCGTCTCCAAGACCTTCGATCATGACGGCACCGGCCTTCCGATCGAACTCTTCATCTCGGCGCTCGGCCTCTATCGCTGCTTCATCAACGGCACCCGCGTCGGGAACGATGTGCTGACGCCCGGCTGGACGAATTACGACGCCCGCATTGCCTATCAGCGTTACGACATCTCGAAACTGCTGAGACCCGGTCCCAACCGGATAGAAATCTGGCTCGCCGACGGATGGTACCGCTCGCCCATCATGTGGGGCGCCAAGGCTATTCCTAACTGCTGGGGCGACAGGATCGGCGCCATTGCGGATTTGGTGGGCACCAGCGGTCCCCTGCTTTCCACCGATACAACTTGGCAAAGCGGTCCTCTGCCGATCCTGAAGTCGGGGATTTATTTCGGCGAGATTTACGACGCACGTCTGGAAACTGCCGCGGAAACGCACGGTACGGAGCGATTGCCGTTCGACAAAGGACTGCTCGTCGCGCATGAGACGGCAGCGGTGCGGGAACTGCAGCCGCTCGCCCCTATCGGAAGCTGGACCGATCATGAAGGCAGGACCATCTATGATTTCGGCCAGAATGTCGGGGGTTACGTCAGATATACGGTTCATGGCGTCGCCGGCACCGAAGTGCGGGTCGAGCATTCGGAAGTGCTCGGTCCCGATCGCCATTTCGACAATCGCAACTATCGCGCGGCTGCCGCGCATACCCTCTATACGCTCAGCGGAGACGGCGACGAGACCTATGCGCCCCATTTCACCTTTCACGGCTTCCGTTATGCCAGGGTGACGATCAACGGCGATGCGGAGATTCTTGAAATCGCCTCGATCCCGATCTCCTCGGTGCCGGAACCGGCCGGCGGCTTCACCTCGGGCAATCCTCTCGTCAATCGCCTGGTTGAGAATACCATCTGGTCGCAGCGCGCCAATTTCATCGAAGTGCCTACAGATTGCCCGCAACGCGACGAACGGCTTGGCTGGACGGGTGATGCCCAAGTGTTTGCCGGGACGGCCTGCTGGCTGAGCGACAGCCAGTCCTTCCTCAAGAAATATCTGCGCGATGTGATGGCCGACCAGCGCGAGGACGGCGCCGTCTCGCATTTCTCGCCCGACCCGACGCGTCTGCACCCCGGCAATTTCCCGGGCTATGCCGGCTCGACCGGTTGGGGTGATGCGATTGTCGTGATCCCCTGGGTCCTCTACACCCATTACGGCGACCGGTCCGTACTTTCGGAGTGCCTGGGCTCGATGGTGCGCTGGGTCGATTTCGTCTGGTCCATCTCAAACGGGCCGATCGTCCATCCACCCTCGCAGTGGGGCGCCCGCGGCTTCACCTTCGGCGACTGGCTGCAGCCCGTCGGTGATAACAGAAAGCCGCGCCCGACGATTGCCGACGATTGTGCAGCCACCCTCTACCACTTCATCTCGACGGATCTTCTCGCGAAGATCGCAGGCGTACTCGGCGAACAAGCGCTGGAAGAACAGATGAAAGGCCGCGCTGACAAGATCAGGTTGGCTTTCGCCAACGAGTTCATCACGCCGGCCGGGCGGCTCGCCCATAACGATCAGACATCCTATGCGCTGGCCTTCCTGTATGACCTGATACCGGGTGAGCATCATGCGGCCGCCCGGCGACATTTCAGGCAGGTGGTCATCGATGCCGACTACAAGATCGGCACCGGTTTCATCGGCACGCCGGCCCTTTTGCCGGCCCTGACGAAACTCGGAATGGACGACCTCGCCGAAAAAGTCTTCCTGCAGGAGGATGTGCCGGGCTGGCTCTACCAGGTCTCGAAGGGGGCAACGACGATCTGGGAGCGCTGGGATTCCATGGCGCCCGACGGCACCATCTACGAACCCGACATGAACAGCTATAACCACTATGCCTACGGGGCGGTCTGCCAGTGGCTGTTCGAATGTGTCGCCGGCATTTCGCCGAGCCCGGCCGCACCCGGCTTTGCCGAAGTGATCATCGACCCGGCGCCAATCCCGTCGCTTTCACCGGTTTCGGCCTATCACGATATCAGCCAGGGGCGCATCGAGGCCGGCTGGCACTGCACCGGCAGCGAAGTCACCTATGCGCTGACGCTTCCGGAGGGTTGCGTCGGCCGCTTCCGGCCCGGCCGGCGGCACCGGAATGTGTCACTCAACGGGGAGCCTGTCATCGAGGAGGCGGTTCTTCCCCCGGGCACGCATCGGCTGGTCTTTTCGCTACCCGATTACTGA
- a CDS encoding LacI family DNA-binding transcriptional regulator has protein sequence MSIEEKKRLKRNDRVTIRTVATHAGVSVAAVSKVMRNAYGVSEALRARVTDAIEVLGYRPSRAARGLRGRSFTIGVLLIDIRNPFLPEVIAGVNGVLAPSHYQAMIGVSDARVQLETSLIESMIDYKMDGLILVAPRLPSDIIAKFAAQIPIVAVGYHDAGATAFDTVNADDQRGAELAVEALLACGYRDIEMLSLGEREGHQVSVVRQREIGFRRAIQRAGLGSSAPITKIPIAPPKREETMRKFLSRKNRPRAVFCWSDLDAITLLSLAMEMGVRVPEDLAVVGYDNSSTAALGLVNLASIDQSGRELGQVATRTLISRIEGRTGAEHIFQMPSLVSRNSLTRSGKAPVA, from the coding sequence ATGTCGATCGAAGAGAAGAAAAGACTAAAACGAAATGATCGCGTGACGATCCGGACAGTGGCAACGCATGCAGGCGTATCGGTTGCCGCGGTCTCGAAGGTGATGCGAAACGCCTACGGCGTCAGTGAAGCGTTACGGGCGAGAGTGACCGACGCTATTGAAGTGCTTGGATATCGTCCCTCACGCGCGGCGCGCGGATTGCGGGGCCGCAGTTTCACCATCGGCGTGCTTTTGATCGACATCCGCAATCCCTTCCTTCCGGAGGTGATTGCCGGCGTGAATGGCGTGCTGGCGCCTTCGCATTACCAAGCGATGATCGGCGTCAGCGATGCGCGCGTGCAATTGGAGACGTCGCTGATCGAGTCGATGATCGACTATAAGATGGACGGCCTGATCCTGGTTGCGCCGCGCCTGCCCTCTGACATCATCGCAAAATTCGCGGCTCAGATACCGATCGTCGCGGTCGGTTATCACGATGCGGGCGCCACGGCCTTCGATACGGTCAATGCCGACGACCAGCGCGGAGCCGAGCTTGCGGTGGAAGCGTTGCTTGCCTGCGGCTATCGCGACATCGAAATGCTGAGCCTCGGCGAGCGTGAGGGGCACCAGGTCTCCGTCGTCCGTCAGCGTGAGATCGGCTTCCGCCGGGCGATTCAGCGTGCCGGATTGGGGTCGTCTGCGCCGATCACGAAAATTCCGATTGCCCCGCCAAAGCGGGAGGAAACGATGCGAAAGTTCCTGTCGAGGAAGAACAGGCCGCGCGCCGTGTTCTGCTGGAGCGATCTCGACGCCATCACCCTTCTGAGCCTGGCGATGGAAATGGGTGTGCGTGTGCCCGAGGACCTTGCCGTCGTCGGATATGACAATTCGTCGACCGCCGCGCTCGGCCTCGTCAATCTCGCAAGCATCGATCAGTCGGGCAGGGAGCTCGGTCAGGTTGCCACCCGGACGCTGATTTCGAGAATAGAGGGCCGCACCGGTGCCGAGCATATTTTCCAAATGCCGTCGCTGGTCAGCCGCAACAGCCTGACCCGATCCGGCAAGGCTCCGGTTGCCTAG